The proteins below are encoded in one region of Sulfitobacter sp. SK012:
- the flgK gene encoding flagellar hook-associated protein FlgK yields MSITGALNNAMSGLRAAGRASELVSSNISNALTPGYGRRVLALSTSAIGDFGGVKIDGITRMVNEGVASDKRLAEAKNNGAQLIADFFGRIEGLTGKPNEAFSISARMAAFESGLISASSRPDAPERLAGSVSDAKALIASLSDASDGIQKARTAADSQISRDVKQLNTGLEQLQMLNSQITSSQVRGSDTASLMDQRQQVVDRIGALVQIRTVPRDNGQIAIYTEGGAILLDGSAIEVGFTSANVVTAYQSVGAGTLSGMTINGLPIRSDSQTGPLRGGSIGAQFAIRDEYGPTAQRQIDALARDLVERFQDPTIDTTLAPGDPGLFTDGGVAFDPLDEVGLSQRLTLNAAVDPDQGGEAFRLRDGLNATIPGYSGDASLLNTLRETLNTTRIPASGSFGGGSFSAVNLVSALTSQFGAERTESERLLSFSSARLGELTEQLLADGVDTDRELQHLMLLEQSYAANARVHEAVDEMMQTIMRI; encoded by the coding sequence ATGTCGATTACCGGTGCATTGAACAACGCGATGTCAGGGCTCCGCGCCGCAGGTCGCGCGTCGGAACTGGTATCTTCAAATATTTCGAACGCGCTAACACCGGGTTACGGACGACGTGTGCTGGCTCTATCGACCTCAGCCATCGGAGACTTTGGTGGCGTCAAGATAGACGGCATAACCAGAATGGTGAATGAAGGCGTCGCATCAGATAAACGCCTCGCTGAAGCGAAGAACAATGGGGCTCAACTCATAGCCGATTTCTTTGGCCGCATTGAAGGTTTGACTGGAAAGCCAAATGAGGCGTTTTCAATCAGCGCCCGTATGGCCGCATTCGAAAGCGGTCTGATCAGCGCGTCCAGCCGTCCTGATGCACCAGAGCGTTTGGCCGGTTCAGTTTCAGATGCCAAGGCGCTCATTGCGAGCCTATCTGACGCATCTGACGGCATTCAAAAAGCACGAACTGCTGCCGATAGCCAGATTTCGCGAGACGTCAAGCAATTGAACACGGGTCTAGAACAGCTCCAGATGCTCAATTCGCAGATCACATCATCACAGGTTCGCGGCAGCGACACTGCGTCACTGATGGATCAGCGGCAACAGGTCGTCGATAGGATCGGTGCGCTGGTTCAGATTAGGACCGTACCACGGGACAATGGTCAGATAGCCATCTACACCGAAGGCGGCGCAATCTTGCTAGATGGCTCTGCTATAGAAGTCGGCTTTACCTCTGCGAATGTAGTTACTGCATATCAATCTGTTGGCGCAGGAACACTCTCTGGCATGACCATCAACGGTTTACCAATACGTTCAGATTCCCAAACTGGGCCCCTACGTGGGGGTAGCATTGGTGCACAATTCGCAATCCGTGATGAATATGGCCCTACTGCACAACGCCAAATAGATGCCCTTGCGCGCGATCTGGTCGAGCGGTTTCAAGATCCGACGATAGACACTACTCTTGCGCCCGGGGACCCCGGATTGTTCACGGACGGGGGCGTAGCATTTGATCCTCTGGACGAAGTCGGCCTCTCCCAGCGCTTGACGCTTAACGCTGCAGTCGATCCTGATCAGGGTGGTGAAGCCTTTCGCCTGCGAGACGGCCTTAACGCAACGATCCCAGGCTATTCGGGTGATGCGAGTTTGCTCAATACATTACGAGAGACGCTTAACACGACCCGCATTCCGGCCAGTGGCAGCTTCGGGGGTGGTTCATTTTCAGCCGTGAACCTTGTGTCAGCACTCACCTCCCAATTCGGAGCTGAGCGTACTGAATCAGAGCGGTTACTCAGCTTTTCTTCCGCCCGCTTGGGCGAACTCACTGAACAGTTGCTCGCCGACGGTGTCGATACGGACAGGGAATTGCAGCATCTCATGCTCTTGGAACAGTCTTATGCTGCAAACGCGCGTGTCCACGAAGCTGTTGACGAAATGATGCAAACAATCATGAGGATTTGA
- the pncB gene encoding nicotinate phosphoribosyltransferase: MVDIASRVWNHKWKIDPIVRSLIDTDFYKLLMCQSIFHNKPDTQVTFSLINRSKHIPLAELVDEGELREQLDHVRSLSLSRGESTWLRGNTFYGKRQMFRSDFMEWFEGLRLPPYHLERKGDQYELTFEGKWHEVMLWEIPALAILMELRGRAVLGKMGKFELQVLYARAMTRVWEKIEALREVPDLSIADFGTRRRHSYLWQDWCVQAMQSGLGEAFTGTSNCKIAMTRELEAIGTNAHELPMVYAALAENDEALFNAPYDVLSDWHDEHEGNLRIILPDTYGSAGFLDNAPDWLAGWTGIRIDSGDPATMAQVAIDWWRARGEDPTTKRVIFSDGLDVEKIKELHLQFAGKVNVSFGWGTLLTNDFRRLVPGDQLAPFSLVCKAVSANGKPTVKLSDNPNKAMGPPDEIERYKRVFDLGVQVADEVVV, encoded by the coding sequence ATGGTCGATATTGCAAGCCGTGTCTGGAACCACAAGTGGAAGATCGATCCGATTGTACGGTCGCTTATCGACACGGATTTTTACAAGCTGCTGATGTGCCAGAGCATTTTTCACAACAAACCTGACACCCAGGTTACGTTCAGCCTGATCAACCGCTCCAAGCATATCCCGCTGGCCGAGCTGGTTGATGAGGGGGAGTTGCGCGAGCAGTTAGATCACGTGCGCTCGCTGTCGCTTAGCCGCGGAGAAAGCACATGGCTGCGGGGCAATACGTTTTATGGCAAGCGCCAGATGTTCCGGTCTGATTTCATGGAGTGGTTTGAGGGCCTGCGCCTGCCTCCGTATCATCTTGAGCGTAAGGGCGATCAGTATGAGCTGACCTTTGAGGGCAAATGGCACGAGGTCATGTTGTGGGAAATTCCCGCTCTTGCGATCCTCATGGAGCTGCGCGGGCGTGCAGTTCTGGGCAAGATGGGCAAGTTTGAGCTGCAGGTGCTTTATGCCCGAGCCATGACGAGAGTTTGGGAAAAGATCGAAGCCCTGCGCGAAGTGCCGGACCTGTCGATTGCTGATTTTGGCACGCGGCGGCGGCATTCATATCTTTGGCAAGACTGGTGTGTGCAGGCAATGCAGTCGGGCCTAGGCGAGGCATTCACTGGTACGTCCAACTGCAAGATCGCCATGACCCGCGAGCTGGAGGCGATCGGGACAAATGCCCATGAGTTGCCGATGGTCTATGCCGCCTTGGCTGAAAATGACGAAGCATTGTTTAATGCGCCTTATGACGTCCTGTCGGATTGGCATGACGAGCATGAGGGCAATCTGCGCATTATCTTGCCCGACACTTATGGCTCAGCTGGTTTCCTTGATAACGCGCCGGATTGGCTGGCGGGGTGGACGGGGATTCGCATCGACAGCGGTGATCCTGCAACCATGGCGCAGGTCGCCATCGACTGGTGGCGCGCACGAGGTGAGGACCCGACAACAAAGCGGGTTATCTTTAGTGATGGTCTGGATGTCGAGAAAATCAAAGAGCTGCATTTGCAGTTTGCAGGCAAGGTGAACGTGTCGTTCGGGTGGGGCACGCTGTTGACCAATGATTTCCGCAGGCTTGTTCCGGGCGACCAGTTGGCTCCGTTTTCGTTAGTCTGCAAAGCGGTCAGTGCCAATGGCAAACCAACGGTCAAGTTGTCGGATAATCCGAATAAGGCGATGGGGCCTCCGGACGAAATTGAACGTTATAAGCGCGTGTTTGATTTGGGTGTTCAGGTGGCTGATGAGGTCGTGGTCTGA
- a CDS encoding flagellar basal body P-ring protein FlgI: MTLIFYILTVLCFFTGSLQAGSVRIKDLVNFDGVRGNDLVGYGLVVGLNGTGDGLRNAPFTEDIMTNILERLGVNVTGEQFRPKNVAAVLVTATLPAFARAGGQIDVTVSAIGDAKSLLGGTLIMTPMNAADGEIYAVAQGAIIAGGAVAEGDAGTVTQGVPTAGSIPSGARVEREIDFQLSSLEELRLALREADFTTAERVEKAINQNFGRRVALMLDSGTVILNIPATQMRSVAHALGRIENIEVEPERKARVVVDQRSGTIVMGEDVRISRVAVSQGNLTLRIQEQPVVVQPNPFSEGATVVVPRTNAAIQEEPGIGLAEVPSGASLSEVISGLNALGVSPRDMIDILKSIKAAGALHAEFVVQ; encoded by the coding sequence ATGACACTCATCTTCTACATCCTAACAGTACTGTGTTTTTTCACTGGGAGCTTACAAGCGGGGTCTGTGAGGATTAAAGATCTCGTAAATTTCGACGGTGTACGAGGGAACGACCTTGTCGGATATGGCTTAGTTGTGGGTTTAAATGGAACCGGCGACGGCTTGCGCAACGCCCCATTTACTGAAGATATCATGACCAACATTCTCGAGCGGCTTGGCGTGAACGTTACGGGTGAGCAGTTTCGGCCAAAAAATGTTGCCGCTGTATTGGTCACTGCGACATTGCCTGCTTTTGCACGGGCCGGCGGCCAGATCGACGTGACGGTTTCGGCAATTGGCGATGCCAAGAGCCTGTTGGGTGGAACGCTCATCATGACGCCTATGAATGCAGCCGACGGAGAGATTTACGCAGTTGCTCAGGGTGCAATCATTGCCGGAGGTGCCGTCGCTGAAGGCGACGCAGGCACCGTGACACAGGGTGTTCCAACGGCGGGATCGATTCCGTCTGGTGCGAGAGTGGAGCGAGAAATCGACTTTCAACTTAGCAGTCTTGAAGAATTACGGCTGGCATTGCGGGAAGCGGACTTCACAACTGCTGAACGAGTGGAAAAAGCCATCAATCAGAACTTTGGTCGAAGAGTTGCGCTGATGTTGGATAGCGGGACTGTGATACTCAATATTCCAGCCACACAGATGCGATCGGTTGCGCATGCGCTTGGCCGAATTGAGAATATTGAAGTTGAGCCTGAACGGAAGGCACGTGTCGTTGTAGATCAACGTTCCGGGACAATTGTGATGGGAGAAGATGTGCGTATTTCGCGTGTTGCTGTTTCTCAAGGAAATCTAACACTACGCATCCAAGAACAACCCGTCGTGGTTCAGCCGAATCCTTTTTCTGAGGGCGCTACTGTCGTCGTTCCACGCACCAATGCTGCAATCCAAGAAGAACCCGGCATTGGATTGGCGGAAGTACCGTCGGGAGCATCACTCTCAGAAGTTATTAGCGGGCTGAATGCGCTAGGAGTTTCGCCAAGAGATATGATCGATATCCTCAAAAGCATTAAGGCTGCCGGGGCATTACATGCAGAATTCGTTGTTCAGTAA
- a CDS encoding flagellar motor protein MotB, with product MSEPANVRPIIIKRKKVISGGGHHGGAWKVAYADFVTAMMAFFMLMWLLNATTEQQRKGLADYFSPTIPINRVSGGGNGAFGGESIFSEMTLPKNGTGASSKHPTEENQAKGNTGNDPDGASTAEQDEVFESLDAMLLGHGGESAVMENALKHIITRVTDEGLIIEIFALAGAPLFVSETDMPTPLLSDIAMVIADVSKTVINSVAVGGHVRTRPVILINNPVWELSAQRASRMRVLLEEKGINKSRMQRVTGHADREPVLSNTMAERNNRLEIVLLRDDI from the coding sequence ATGAGTGAGCCAGCAAATGTGCGGCCCATCATTATCAAGCGAAAAAAGGTCATCAGCGGTGGTGGCCACCATGGTGGCGCATGGAAGGTGGCCTATGCGGATTTTGTAACCGCAATGATGGCTTTTTTCATGCTGATGTGGCTGTTGAACGCGACAACAGAACAACAGCGCAAAGGGCTTGCAGATTACTTTTCACCGACCATCCCGATCAACCGGGTTTCGGGAGGCGGCAATGGTGCTTTCGGGGGCGAGAGTATTTTTTCTGAGATGACCCTCCCCAAGAATGGCACCGGGGCATCATCCAAACATCCGACAGAAGAAAATCAAGCCAAGGGAAACACCGGAAATGACCCTGATGGGGCAAGCACTGCTGAGCAGGACGAAGTTTTTGAATCCCTTGATGCAATGCTGTTGGGCCATGGTGGCGAATCCGCCGTTATGGAAAACGCGCTTAAACACATCATAACGCGAGTTACCGATGAAGGTCTGATCATTGAGATTTTTGCACTCGCAGGGGCTCCTCTTTTTGTTAGTGAAACAGATATGCCGACGCCGCTGTTGTCTGACATAGCAATGGTCATCGCCGACGTATCGAAAACCGTGATCAACAGCGTTGCGGTTGGCGGACACGTCCGCACCCGGCCGGTCATTTTGATCAACAATCCGGTTTGGGAACTATCCGCGCAACGCGCATCCCGCATGAGGGTACTTCTTGAAGAAAAAGGCATCAACAAAAGCCGGATGCAACGTGTGACGGGCCATGCAGACCGAGAACCCGTGCTGAGTAACACCATGGCAGAACGGAACAATCGGCTGGAGATCGTTTTGCTACGGGACGACATCTGA
- a CDS encoding MFS transporter, with protein MEIAITDSRYAWLRLGLTLLVGAIINAGMWAIIVIMPAVEAEFGLSRAASSMPYTLTMIGFAIGNYVIGRAVDRFGITLALIVATLCTAAGYALATLSGSVAMLSLAQLLVGFASAVGFGPLIADISHWFVRRRGIAVAIAASGNYLSGAIWPMLLAGVLQDSGWRSVYLVMAAVTLVLVIPLALTLRRQLPEAVRDAAQQQSNLNSRSSGLSPRALQILLGVAGLGCCVAMSMPQVHIVALCVGLGFGPAVGAQMLSLMLMGGVASRLVSGLVADRLGGVRTLLIGSVLQCIALFLYLPSGGMVSLYVVSLVFGMSQGGIVPSYALIVREYMPAKEAGARVGFVMMATIMGMALGGWVSGLIYDLSGSYELAFVNGIVWNGMNIAIMLWLLARSKPVTGARATLRTASAG; from the coding sequence ATGGAAATAGCGATCACGGACAGCCGGTATGCTTGGCTGCGCTTGGGGCTGACCTTGCTTGTCGGCGCGATCATCAACGCGGGTATGTGGGCGATTATTGTGATCATGCCTGCTGTTGAGGCCGAATTCGGTCTGAGCCGTGCGGCGTCTTCGATGCCCTATACGCTGACGATGATCGGGTTTGCGATCGGCAATTACGTCATCGGCCGAGCCGTCGACCGTTTTGGAATTACGCTGGCTTTGATCGTCGCGACATTATGTACGGCGGCAGGATACGCTTTGGCGACGTTGTCCGGATCGGTCGCAATGCTGTCTTTGGCGCAGCTACTTGTTGGATTCGCCTCTGCGGTTGGGTTTGGTCCGCTGATCGCGGATATTTCGCATTGGTTCGTACGCCGTCGCGGCATTGCCGTCGCGATTGCGGCCAGTGGAAACTATTTGTCGGGCGCGATCTGGCCAATGTTGCTGGCGGGTGTCTTGCAAGACAGCGGCTGGCGTTCGGTTTATCTAGTGATGGCTGCTGTGACACTGGTGCTCGTCATCCCGTTGGCTTTGACGTTGCGCAGACAACTGCCCGAAGCTGTGAGGGACGCGGCGCAGCAACAATCCAACCTCAATTCCCGGTCCTCCGGCCTTAGCCCACGTGCGTTACAAATCCTTCTGGGAGTGGCCGGATTGGGGTGTTGCGTGGCGATGTCGATGCCGCAGGTACACATCGTGGCGTTGTGCGTCGGATTGGGGTTTGGACCTGCCGTGGGCGCACAAATGCTGTCGCTAATGCTGATGGGCGGGGTTGCTTCACGGTTGGTATCAGGATTGGTCGCAGATCGGTTGGGCGGGGTGCGAACACTGCTGATCGGTTCGGTGCTGCAATGCATCGCCCTCTTCCTCTATCTGCCGTCCGGAGGGATGGTTTCGCTCTATGTGGTCAGCTTGGTCTTTGGAATGAGCCAGGGTGGCATTGTCCCAAGTTACGCGCTGATTGTGCGGGAATATATGCCTGCAAAAGAGGCCGGTGCGCGGGTCGGGTTTGTCATGATGGCAACGATCATGGGCATGGCGCTGGGCGGTTGGGTGTCGGGCTTGATTTATGACTTGAGCGGTTCCTATGAGCTGGCTTTTGTCAACGGCATCGTCTGGAATGGAATGAACATTGCGATCATGCTTTGGCTGCTGGCGCGATCCAAGCCCGTAACCGGCGCACGCGCAACACTTCGCACGGCTTCTGCCGGGTAG
- a CDS encoding DUF1330 domain-containing protein — translation MSKGYIIAHIDVHNAEKFGQFREMSASVLSEFGGKVLVGNPTAEQREGQMKSLTIVVEFPDVDTARRFYESQGYGEARAVRQQAADTDLMIVEGV, via the coding sequence ATGTCCAAAGGCTATATTATTGCCCATATCGATGTTCACAACGCCGAGAAATTCGGACAGTTTCGCGAAATGTCCGCCAGCGTTCTATCGGAGTTTGGCGGCAAGGTGCTGGTGGGCAACCCCACCGCCGAACAGCGCGAAGGTCAAATGAAGTCCCTTACAATCGTAGTCGAATTTCCGGATGTCGATACCGCCCGTCGGTTCTACGAATCGCAAGGCTACGGTGAAGCCCGCGCGGTCCGGCAGCAAGCCGCGGACACCGATCTGATGATCGTCGAAGGGGTTTAG
- the pncA gene encoding bifunctional nicotinamidase/pyrazinamidase, whose product MHALLVIDVQNDFCPGGALAVAGGNEIVQGINGIMPEFGAVILSQDWHPAGHSSFASSHDGASPYDLTQMPYGPQVLWPDHCIQGSGGAAFHDDLLEGRADLIVRKGFNPAIDSYSAFFENDHSTPTGLEGYLHTRGITQVTLVGLALDFCVNFSAVDAAKLGFDVTVRQDLCRAIDLDGSLDGALAGMTAAGVTLI is encoded by the coding sequence ATGCATGCGCTACTCGTGATCGACGTTCAGAATGATTTTTGCCCCGGGGGCGCGCTGGCTGTGGCAGGCGGAAATGAGATCGTTCAGGGCATCAACGGGATCATGCCAGAGTTTGGCGCAGTGATTTTATCGCAGGATTGGCACCCTGCAGGACATTCATCATTTGCCAGTTCGCATGACGGGGCGTCGCCCTATGATCTGACACAGATGCCTTATGGTCCGCAGGTGCTTTGGCCTGATCATTGTATTCAAGGCAGCGGTGGGGCTGCGTTTCATGACGATCTGTTGGAGGGTCGTGCCGATCTGATTGTGCGCAAAGGGTTTAACCCCGCGATCGACAGCTATTCGGCGTTTTTCGAGAATGATCACAGCACGCCAACGGGTTTGGAGGGGTATTTGCACACCCGCGGTATTACCCAAGTGACGCTTGTTGGATTGGCGCTGGATTTTTGCGTCAACTTTTCTGCTGTGGATGCGGCAAAGCTGGGGTTTGACGTAACGGTCCGTCAGGATTTGTGCCGCGCGATTGATCTGGACGGGTCGCTGGATGGTGCCTTGGCAGGGATGACGGCGGCGGGTGTGACGCTGATCTAA
- a CDS encoding NYN domain-containing protein — protein MTPLHILMTVTAIFAIIGYIASLRLQLWITLIATAALASYFFYVAPLDQTNAPYWIGATTFILICIAAARRGRTLPAPRPRKTENGIIVDGTNVLYWDDQTPQLDTLRAVVADLKRRDLVPTVFLDASSRHHLKDTTLNEKRFAHALGLSQRAVMVCPAGTEADVFILKHARSTGQPILSNDRFGDRAQQRKGLRIIKGVIANGRPVFDGI, from the coding sequence ATGACGCCACTGCATATCCTGATGACCGTGACTGCTATTTTTGCGATCATAGGCTATATTGCCAGCCTTAGACTGCAGCTGTGGATTACCCTAATCGCAACGGCTGCACTGGCGAGTTATTTTTTCTACGTTGCCCCGCTTGACCAAACCAACGCGCCCTATTGGATCGGGGCCACCACATTTATTCTCATATGCATCGCCGCGGCACGCCGGGGCCGTACCCTACCCGCCCCTAGGCCGCGTAAAACCGAAAATGGCATCATCGTCGACGGCACCAACGTGCTTTATTGGGACGATCAGACCCCACAACTTGATACTTTGCGCGCGGTTGTCGCTGACCTGAAACGTCGCGATCTCGTACCAACCGTCTTCCTGGATGCTTCTTCCCGGCACCACCTCAAGGACACGACGCTTAACGAAAAACGCTTTGCCCATGCCCTTGGCTTGTCACAACGCGCTGTCATGGTTTGCCCTGCCGGCACCGAAGCGGATGTGTTCATCCTCAAGCACGCGCGCAGCACCGGCCAACCAATCTTATCCAACGACCGCTTCGGTGACCGCGCCCAGCAACGCAAGGGCCTACGGATCATCAAAGGTGTCATAGCCAACGGTCGCCCGGTCTTCGACGGGATTTAA
- a CDS encoding flagellar hook protein FlgE, with product MTISSSLNAGVAGLQANATRLASISDNIANSSTYGYKRVETDFHSMVISSHGGSYSAGGVRATTNRLIDQRGPLVSTSNATDLAVRGRGMLPVAQASDVDAGNTDTQMYLTTTGSFRTDSEGYLRSESGLVLLGWPALPDGTIPVFPRDTIDGLEPVQINVNQFTGEPTTRMTLGVNLPATATEATAPGTSQQLSVEYYDNLGTSESISVTFAPTVPAIGTSNEWTMTLTDSVNPATVIGEYILTFDDSRSAGGTLATVVDAAGNPGGTYDPATGTVVVTVDGGPMEIDIGVTGQNSGLTQLSDSFAPVNISKDGSPVGNMTSVEVDANGFVHAFFDTGITRTIYQVPLVDLPNPNGMVALDHQTYQPSVESGSFFLWDASDGPTGDIVGFAREESATDVAGELTMMIQTQRAYSSNAKVIQTVDEMLQETTNIKR from the coding sequence ATGACAATTTCATCTTCGCTAAACGCAGGTGTTGCGGGGCTTCAGGCTAACGCAACAAGGTTGGCCAGCATCTCAGATAACATCGCAAACTCCTCGACCTATGGGTACAAACGCGTTGAAACCGACTTCCATTCTATGGTCATTTCCTCGCATGGTGGTTCTTATTCCGCTGGCGGCGTCCGGGCGACCACCAACCGACTGATCGATCAACGCGGCCCTCTTGTTTCAACGTCAAATGCGACGGATCTTGCTGTGCGCGGGCGCGGAATGTTGCCTGTTGCACAAGCATCCGACGTTGATGCCGGAAACACTGACACGCAGATGTACCTCACGACAACTGGCTCCTTCCGGACCGATTCTGAAGGCTATTTACGCTCTGAATCAGGCTTGGTGCTATTGGGATGGCCTGCACTTCCCGACGGCACGATACCTGTGTTCCCAAGAGATACGATCGATGGATTGGAACCTGTTCAAATCAACGTAAACCAGTTCACTGGCGAACCAACGACCAGAATGACATTGGGCGTTAACCTTCCGGCAACTGCAACTGAAGCCACGGCACCCGGTACAAGCCAGCAGCTTTCCGTAGAATATTACGATAATCTTGGCACCTCCGAGAGCATCAGCGTCACATTCGCACCAACCGTACCGGCCATCGGCACGTCGAATGAATGGACCATGACACTGACCGATTCAGTCAACCCAGCGACAGTCATCGGCGAGTACATATTGACCTTTGACGATAGCCGTTCAGCTGGGGGTACTCTCGCCACCGTTGTAGACGCGGCAGGCAACCCTGGTGGCACTTATGATCCTGCGACAGGCACCGTTGTTGTCACAGTCGATGGTGGGCCGATGGAAATTGATATCGGCGTTACCGGCCAGAATAGTGGCCTCACCCAGCTTTCTGATAGCTTTGCACCAGTGAATATTTCGAAAGACGGCTCCCCAGTCGGGAACATGACCAGCGTTGAGGTCGACGCGAACGGCTTTGTGCATGCATTCTTTGACACGGGCATCACGCGCACAATTTATCAGGTCCCTCTTGTCGATCTACCCAACCCAAATGGCATGGTGGCACTGGACCACCAGACCTATCAGCCCTCTGTTGAAAGCGGCTCGTTCTTTCTTTGGGACGCAAGTGATGGGCCAACCGGTGATATCGTTGGTTTTGCTCGTGAAGAGTCCGCGACAGATGTTGCTGGCGAACTGACCATGATGATTCAAACTCAGCGCGCCTATTCTTCCAACGCCAAGGTCATCCAAACGGTCGATGAAATGTTGCAGGAAACCACAAATATCAAACGCTGA
- the trhO gene encoding oxygen-dependent tRNA uridine(34) hydroxylase TrhO, producing MYTIAALYHFARFDDPAALKPPLEELCLQEGVQGTLLLAGEGVNGTIAGSRKGIDAVISHLRALPGCAALEWKESTAKTAPFGKMKVRIKREIVTMGQPDVDPLTGTGHYVSPTDWNALITQPDVAVIDTRNDYEVAIGSFDGAVDPSTTSFGDFPAWWEANKGRFHNKKIAMFCTGGIRCEKSTNYLIGQGVEDVFHLKGGILKYLEDVPQEDSTWQGECFVFDNRVSVGHGLVPGPHMLCHGCRRPILPADTSREEYEAGVSCHQCVNETSEFDKNRFRERQKQMRLAKERGEVHYRSDET from the coding sequence ATGTATACCATTGCCGCCCTTTATCATTTTGCCCGGTTTGACGACCCCGCAGCATTGAAACCACCTCTCGAAGAGTTGTGTCTGCAAGAGGGTGTGCAAGGCACGCTTTTGTTAGCGGGCGAAGGGGTTAATGGCACGATCGCAGGTTCTCGAAAAGGCATCGACGCCGTGATCAGTCATCTGCGCGCCTTGCCAGGATGCGCGGCCCTCGAATGGAAAGAATCCACTGCCAAAACGGCCCCATTTGGCAAAATGAAAGTGCGCATCAAACGCGAGATTGTCACCATGGGTCAGCCAGACGTCGATCCGCTGACAGGCACCGGTCATTATGTCTCGCCCACAGACTGGAACGCGCTGATTACCCAGCCCGACGTTGCAGTGATCGACACCCGCAACGATTACGAAGTCGCCATCGGTAGTTTTGATGGCGCGGTTGATCCATCGACCACCAGTTTTGGCGATTTTCCTGCGTGGTGGGAGGCGAACAAGGGCCGCTTTCACAACAAGAAAATCGCGATGTTTTGTACCGGTGGCATTCGGTGTGAAAAATCAACGAACTATCTGATTGGCCAAGGGGTCGAGGATGTATTCCACCTCAAGGGCGGTATTCTGAAATACCTCGAAGACGTGCCTCAAGAAGACAGCACATGGCAGGGCGAATGTTTCGTCTTTGATAACCGCGTCAGCGTCGGCCATGGGTTGGTCCCCGGCCCGCATATGCTGTGCCATGGGTGCCGTCGTCCGATCCTGCCCGCAGATACATCGCGCGAAGAATATGAGGCCGGCGTAAGCTGTCATCAATGCGTAAATGAGACCTCAGAATTCGACAAAAACCGTTTCCGCGAACGCCAGAAACAGATGCGTTTGGCCAAGGAACGTGGCGAGGTCCACTACAGGTCAGACGAAACTTAA
- a CDS encoding flagellin yields the protein MDVLAGFKLATSEATQLASGMQEALAQVGTLSDTLSSSLLFAGTSVSSLDAATMTDTAKQTLESMVSVLNTRVAGRSLFAGAATDRAPMPSADDLISALKTAVSGAITPDDIIAAATDWFDDPAGFAAVSYGGAPQSIAPLALSDTENLSIDVRADNKELRDLLRNAAVSALATDPSFGLSLLDQSELFGKNGANMLGSNEQLIHLRARVGFAEARIEQVATRNNAKLTSLESAKGELLGVDAYDTATKLESVQFQLQSLYAVTVRMSQLSLVNYL from the coding sequence ATGGACGTTCTGGCAGGCTTCAAGCTTGCAACATCGGAAGCAACCCAACTGGCGAGCGGCATGCAAGAAGCGCTCGCCCAAGTCGGAACTCTTAGCGATACGCTATCAAGCAGTCTTTTGTTTGCCGGTACATCGGTTTCAAGTCTTGATGCTGCAACGATGACCGACACCGCCAAGCAAACCCTGGAATCCATGGTTAGCGTTCTGAACACGCGCGTTGCCGGGCGATCTCTTTTTGCGGGTGCGGCTACAGATCGGGCACCAATGCCTTCTGCGGATGACCTAATCTCGGCGTTAAAAACTGCGGTTTCTGGAGCAATAACACCTGACGATATCATTGCTGCGGCAACGGACTGGTTTGATGATCCAGCGGGTTTTGCTGCCGTTTCCTATGGTGGAGCACCCCAATCGATCGCACCGCTTGCTCTCTCAGATACCGAGAACCTATCAATTGATGTTCGAGCTGATAACAAAGAATTAAGGGACCTTCTTCGTAACGCAGCGGTATCAGCGTTGGCGACTGACCCCTCTTTCGGATTGTCCCTCCTAGATCAGTCAGAACTCTTCGGAAAGAATGGAGCCAATATGCTCGGCTCAAACGAGCAATTGATACATCTTCGTGCAAGGGTAGGGTTTGCTGAGGCGCGAATTGAGCAAGTTGCCACTCGCAACAATGCCAAGTTAACTAGTCTGGAATCTGCAAAGGGCGAACTGCTTGGTGTCGACGCCTATGACACCGCGACAAAATTGGAGAGCGTTCAATTTCAATTGCAAAGCCTTTACGCCGTTACCGTTCGCATGTCGCAGCTATCGCTGGTAAATTATCTATGA